AGTACAGACTAAAAGTGCAGGAGCAGGGTCAGAGATCACAGAAATCACTGTATCTGAGAGAGGAAGACTTTTCAGATGTGAGAATTGAACTGATCTTTGAAGGAAGGATAGGATTTGCAGAGCTAgattgttgctgtttgtcctttgttctccaagagttCCATTGACTTCGGGGAGGTGATATcatgacttggatttaagtgaggcaagaCTGTACAAAGTCACCAATCAGACATCCATCACCATGCATCCAGGAACATCTCCAGACATCCTGATCTTGCCACAGTGAGAGGAGAAACTGATAGTTTTCCCAGATAAGGGGTAAACCCAGGGAGTCAAGTGCTTTGGCAgacaaggaagagaggaaggaccGTCTGCAACAGATGGTCCATGAGGTAGGTCAGGACCAATTGTAGAGGACCTCAAATGCTAGTCTCAGCAGTTTAAATTTTATCCAGTACGCAAtggggaggcagctaggtagcacagtagatataGCAATggcactgagttcaaatttgatttcagatacttattagctgtgtgaccctagacaagtcatttaactctatttgcctcaaaaACTAAACGAACACAAAAAAACCAATGGGGAACCATTTGTAGCTTGTGAGCCAAAGGAGTGactttgagtaatttttttaaaaacatgaatttatatatttccttacTTACCATTCTTGGGTTTCTTCCAGAATGCCCAGGAAAATCATGGACTGGCTGTGCCAACCCCATCTGTCCCAGAGGATTTTGCTGACAAAGAAGTAACAAATAAAGGTACCTGGGCTCCCCTTGCCTTTGGGCTCTAAGGGCTCTTAGACTCTGGTTATTGcctccaaacatttaaagagcttAAGTTGGTCAAGTTACAATATAAACTATATCTTGAGATCCCAGGTTTATCTTACCATTATGGTTGGATCTGGGCTGAAAAAGGGTTATGGCAGTGGAAGAGGGGAATAAAGGACTGGACAAGAATTCTTATTTGGCAGGAAGAGGGTGTTCAGGAGTAGGTCTGGAGGGTCTtgggaaaaaacttttttttaaaaattcccctcctccttccataCCAGAATCTCACTCTTTTTCTTGGTTTGAATCCACTAAGATTTGGAAATATGACTTGGTCGCTGTGCTCAAAGCACTTAAATTTGGTTGGGAAGACAAGGTATAAGCAGTGAAAAGATACCTATCTGTACAAGACAATAGGGGATAATGTCAATTGAGCAATCCAGTCAGTAATGGTTAAGGGTTCTGAGAAGATAGAAGTCAAACATCAAAGACAGAAAGGATGTTATCTCCCAACCCAGAAACAAGTAAAGGCTGCTACCAGTATACTGACGGGCAGGCTTATTCTCTCTATGGGCAGCTGGGTGAtaaagtagatagaacactggcttagaatcaggaagacatatttctgagttcagatctggccccCGATATCAGTTGTATCACCCTAGATGAGTCATTTAACTCttatttgcctgtttcctcatctgtcaaatgaagtagagaaggaaatggcaaaccaagaaaaccccaaatggaatcctGAAGAgtgaaacatgactgaaaaaatgacacAATAAAAGTCCTCCCTATAGCTTCTTTCAGGTGGAAAAGGGTGGAGAATTCTTTATTCCAGCAAATCTCTTGAGATGAAGTAAATACtggtgggaggggggggggaatgtcACGAGGGTAGGGATTCTCTTAGTCCTAAAAGTAACCATGACAACTCTCAAAAGCTTagaaattcaaattcattttctaaaaatttattttgaatacacattgctttatgaatcatgttgggagagaaaaatcagagcaaaagggaataaccatgagagaggaaaaaaaaacaagtgaacaagcatgtgttgatttacattcagtctccatagttcttttttctggatgcagagggcattttccgtccaaagtctattgggattgccttggatcactgaagcactgagaagaaccaagtatttcatagttgatcatcacacatttttgctgttcAAGTTCATTCTTGATGGGAAACCAGAAAATCAGTcctgggaaggaaggggagaagctAGACTTGGGGGCTTCTAGAAAGCAGGAAACTggtcaagaaagaaaggaaactggAAAATCCAAACctgttgaatatattttctttgttggGGAAAAGTAGGACGAGAGAGCACCTAATGCTCTTCAAAAATTCAGGCAGAGTTCGGTGTAAACTGTGAGAATCCAGCTACAATCTGCTATCCTTTGCCTGCTGATGTAGCAAAATGGAACTGGAGGAAACCCCAGTTTCCTCCCAAACTGGGAACAATACACAGCTGGAAAAGGCCTGTTTCTGGGAAGGTAAAGGGGGCAGAAGAGGAGAAAAGCTAGGTTTACTCCTTGCATGCTCCTCCTTCCCTAATAAGTAGCATTTTTTTCCCTGCCTCACTGCTCCCACTTCCCACCCTTTTCCTGTCTCCTGCTGGTACCATGAGAATTTGTCAGGTGGGCCAGCCAAGGTTGGAGCTGTTTTGGCCACCCTTCCCCCAGATCCCATTAAGTTACATTGTCCTCCTGCCCTGCTCTTAAAAGGAGTGTCATGTCGCCAAATATACAGGGCTCAGGCCCCATCTTTCCTACCTGAGAAACAGGAATTGATCATTTACTTTCAGGGGTGACCTTTCCTGGAAAAGAAGAATGGGTGCCCTAGAAGTTCTGGACCTATCTCATTCTgctctcccttttttttaataggcAGTTCCCTGCAAGTCAATGGTAACCTCCGACTATATAGCTCTGTGGGTGACCTGAGATCTGGGCATTATGGTGAAGAGCCCATCATCCCTCCACCCCCCGTGGGCCCAGCCCCAGGACCACCTCCAGATGTCTTGATGTTTAAGGGAGagtccccaccccctcctccaccTTCTATGGcacccccacctcctcccttactGCTGGAACCagagcccccacccccacccaacaTGGCCCCACCTCCACCACCTGTGTCTGGGGCTCTGTCTCCTCCATCCACACTTTCCTCCCCACCAACCCCCACCCCTCCGGACTTcatccctccagcccctcccctagccTTCTTggcccccccaccccctcctatGCCAGCACCGGGACCCCCAGTTCCAGAGTCTCCTCATACCCCAACAGGACCTCGCTTCTTCTCTTCTGGTGGTGTCTCCAAATGGAAATCAGAGACTGTGCTAAATGGGGGGCAGTCTGAGGCCCACAAGAACAGCCCTCCCAGAAGCCCCGCTGCTCCTTCTGAGTCTAAGGCTGACCCTCATCTTACCTTCCCCCGTTCCTTCAAGGTGCCCCCCCCAGCACCTGTCAGGACCTCATCCATCCCAGTTCAAGAGTCTCCTAAAGACCCCCAAGAGGAGGAAGTGCCTTCTAAGAAGATCTCAAACCGGCTTCCCTTACCACCCAGCTTCCATATCCGCCCTGCATCCCAGGTATATCCTGATGGGACTCAGGAGCCAGACGGCCCCAGGAAGCCCCAAGACACTGTGCCAGCCAGTCCTCAACCTAACCAAACCAGCCCCAGAATAAACAGCAGAACAGCAACATCACCCCCAGCATCTCCATTACCACCCCCAGcaccccctctccccccagaGGCTCCCCCTCTGCCGGTGATCGAAAAGGTCCCAGTGCCACTGACAGGGCTTGGGAAAGGCCCCAAATCAAGTTCTCCCATCCCCAAACCCAAAACTCCCACCCCAGTGACTGAGGTCTCCTCAGATCCTGTGGACTGGCGTGATCCCAAACAAATGGACAAACTGAGAAGCGAGCTGGCTGCTTACCTCtgtggctcaaagagagaagaaCGTTCCTCCTGCAATGGGACTGGTCCCACTCCTCTCTCCAAAGCCGGAGAGAACAAAGACAAAAGTCCCAATTTAACCAAGAAAGAGCCTTCCCCAAGCCTGACTCTCCCTCCTGTGGACTATGCCCCAGCAGAACCCCCAACTTCAAGTGTCCAGCGCATCAGGAGTGAGCTGGAAGCCCTGATGGCCCCCTCAATGGAGAAGGAAGCTAGGCCAGCCACAAGTCTCCTATCCCCTAAGCCCTCAGCAGACACCAGGAGGATATCGGAGAATGGGACTGGGGATGCCAAATTTCCTAAGCCAGTGGCCAAGAAGCTCCCATTGTTACCCAGTCCACCCAAACCTGAAGCAGAAAAGGAACCCAGCGTCCTCATAGCCAAGACTCTCGAGAAAGCCACAGATCCTCAGCCACCAACAATATCTTCTTCCCTTCCGGCTAAGGGTTCCCTTTTGGTGCCTCTGAAACCTGATAAGATGGAGACCCCTCCTTCACCAGCCCCTGCACCAAAGACTCCCCTAGCCAAAGAGGAAGCATCAGTTCTCTACAAACTCCACCAGGGTCAGGACCAGGGCCAGGGCCATGATCAGGACCAGGTCCAGGCCCATTCTGGCCAGGATATTGCTGTAGTAATACCCAGCCCTGTCAAGAAGGAGCctgaaggaataaaggaaaatggaaagctaTCGGTTAAAAGCCCTAGAGATGATCGATCAGATGGGGAGATCCTCAGACACCCAGTGACAGGGGAGGTGGTAGAAAAGGGATCTCCAATGGCCTTACTCCTGGCTGCCAAACAGAGGGCCCAGAAGGGACGGGCCAGGGGAAGTGCCCTGGGCCGGTCCTCATTGCCAGGGAGTCTCCGTGGCAATAGAAATCAATCAGAGTCTGTCTCTGAAAGCATCATCTATAGTGAGATCAGGCCCAACTCCTTCACAGTTGTGCCCAAGCCCATGAGAGAAGTAGAACAGGCTCCCCAGGTATCCCCATCAACTCAGCACGACAGACCCAGCAAGTGGGGGTCCCCAGCTTCAAAAGGTCCAGTGACTTCAGAGTTCCAGCCCAGGCAAAAATGGTCAAAAGAAGAACCTCAGGCTTCCCTGGGCCAGGAGAGACCAGCCTCTTCCTACAGCCCCCAAAGCCGCCTGCTGCCCAAGTCCTTCTCTTCACCATCCTCCCCTTCATACAAAGGaggtgaggaagaggaggaagaatttaACTTTGAGGTCATCCCGCCACCTCCTGAGTTTAGCAACGATACTGCTCTGCCTAACCTGCCTCCTGCCCCAGCCCCAGCTCCTTTCCCAACCCCCACTTACCTGGGCCATAGAGGCTCTCCTCTCCGAAACAGCTTCTCGGACTATGGCCAGACCTTAGACCTGGGTCTTCCGGGCTATGAGCGGCCATCACCCTCAGGATCCCCGGGAAGTACCTACTCCCGCTACTATCCTGGTGTTCACTACAGCGGGAGCGGGGGCTTGGAACGCTTCTCAAGTGGGGGCCGCTCCCTCATTAAGAAACGTCTATACCTCAATGAGCCTCGGAGGAGCCCTGGACCCCAACGCTGTGGCCCAGGCGGTGGAACTGCCCGAAGTCTGAGCACCCCAAATGCTTTTGGGCCCCAACCTGGTGGGACATATGGGTCTGGACATGGAGGAACAGAGATGCGTCGTGTAAATTCTTCAGGCCGAGTGCCTGGAGGTCTGCATACACGAAGGCTGTCCCTGGAAGGGACTGGAAGGAATGGACCTTATGGAGGAGGAGCAGTTGGCAGTGGTGGACCTGGggagaatatatacaaaatatctaATGCAGACTACAGCTTTGTCCCAGCAACCAGCAGGTGAGTcttggaaaagagagggaaatgttgggaagggagggagaggtggCCAAGCCTGGCCAGACTGGAATGAGCTACTTCCAGCAACCTCATCAAAGGGGACTTGTTAGGTAGGCCCGTTCTTCTCTCCTTGAGCCACAGAGTTAAGCAGCCAGCTCACTTCTCAGTTTGTCAGACACCATATTGGTTTTCAGATGCTAGAAAaatcctccctcctccttctctttttcttccaccatctctctctcttttttttccaatatttacTATCAAACTCCAGCTACAAGCCTTCTTAGGGGTTTCTTGATCTTCTCTCAAGGCAGAACTACCAGAGTATTGACACCTTCTGCCATTTGTCCCTAACCTTGGTAGACCTCTGGCTATCTTGTATAttattcctcttcttctcctcccaaACACCGAATCCACACCTGCACTagacttattctatttcttaaggaGCCTGTTTCTTAACATCATTAATGACTTCTCATATTTACACTGGgtttcttataaaacagaagCATTTTACTTGTGTGATCAATAATTcaagtattttcccctttgacagatggggaaactgcaGTGCAAAAAAAATGGCATACCTAAATTCACAGAGCATGTTAAGTGGTAGGATAATAGTGCAAATCCAGGATTTCTGGCTACaatcatttaatcaatatttattactacattccaggcactgtgctaagacaTTCTTTGCCCTTGAGGAGTTCCCCATCTAATGAAGAAAACACACAAATCTAAACAAACCCACTATCAGTATGATAAATAGGaaaaaggtactagaattaagagagattgggaaaggtTCATATAGAAGACAAGATTTTATATGGTACTTAAAGGAATCCAGGGAAGTCagtaagtggaattgaagagGGAGGACATTTCAGGAACGGATGGCAGCTAGAGAAAATACCTGGATTGGAAAGATGGAGTGCCTTGTTCTTAAAAAGAATACATAAAGAGGAGTAATGTATAAGGAGGCTGGAACAGTAGGAAAGGGCTAGGTTATAAAAGACTGAATATCAAACAAAGCATTTTGTGTTGGATCCTAGAGGGCATGGGAGCCATTAAATTTTATTCAGCGtatgtggtggctggaggctagGAGGGAACATGATCaaatctgtgctttagaaaaatcattctggtgactgaatggaagatggattggatcAGAGAGAGATCTGAGTCAGGCAGACCCACCCATTGGCTGTGGcaatgatgaaggcaggagatgTTACAAGCCAGAGTTGTatcagtgtcagagaagagaaatggggcATATTCAGgaaatgttgcaaaggtgaaatctaTAAGCTTTGGCAACATTTTGAATATAGCGAGTAACAAAGTGACTAGTGGAGGATAACACCAACGTTGTAAACCTGAAGTGTTGCTCTTTACGGTAATAGGGAAAGTAAGGGGAAGAAGGTTTAGAGGAGGAACAGATCATGAggtctgttttggacatgttgagtttaagatgtttattaGACATCCACTTATGAAACATTGAAAGTTAGCAGAGAGATTGGGGCAGGAAAGGTATATTTGAGAATTGTTATCATAGAGATGGCAATTAAATCTATGGGAGATGATGAGATCAGCCACTGAAGTgtcaagggagaagagaaaggacagaACTCTTTGGGAACCTGTGATCAGAGGGTATGATGTGgaagaagatccagaaaagaaggTGGGTAAAGATCGCTCTGATAGATAAGAGGAAAGTGCTCccaaaacctagagagaaaagaggagaggtgATCAACAGTGTGAAAaaactgcagagaggtcaaggagaacaAGGATTAAGAAAAAGCCACTGGAACTGACAGCATCAGAGAGAGCGATTTTGGAGGAATGATCCCATTAGAGCTGGATTGTGGAACGATAAGGTTAGAGTTAGAATGTGAAAGGAGAGACAATTGTTGAAGATGACTTTTTCCAAGGAGGTTAGCTTTATAGAGCACAAGAGATAGAGGTGATTTCCATCAATTATTAagacagaaaaatcaaatgagggttTTTTGAGAATAAGGGTAgacataaaaaaaggaataagggtAGATAGGGATGTTTGTAGGCAGTGAGGAATGACCCAGTAGacagagagaaattgaaaataagtgacAAAGCGGGGATTTCAGAGAGGGTAATATGATGGAGAAGATGAGATGGAATGGGATCTCTAGAACAGATATTGGGGTTAATGTTGATAAGAAGTAAGACCACTTCATCAAGTAAGAcagtaagagagagaaagcatcTGATTgatgggagaggaggaagagtggaggaaaaaaaaactcctggCAAATAGTCtcaattttttatataacatgtGAGTCAAGGATTTCAGCTTGAGGTGAGAGTAGAGGGGAGAGTGAGAGCCAAGGAAagtttgaggaaggaaaaaaagtttagaaaaatcaCTGTGGAGAGtagatttattcatttttttagtgAGTGCCAGTTCATTCTTGTTTGGGATTGTTTCtttacctttccttccttttctctcacctTTTCTCCTAGATTGCTTCTCCACTCACTACCCTCCCATTTCCACTCTTCCTTCTTGAAATCCCATGGCTTAGGCTAAGTTTTTGGTGGAAAACTGTAGAATTCCAGGGACCGATAATTTTATCAACATATACTTACTCTGGGAGAAACTGTTGAAGAAGAGTAGGCCCTGATTATTGGAGCTAGGGATTTGAGACTAGAACCTGAGGCTAAGCTAAAGATGCTTAAGTActtctctaattttatttctctggtaATGATGTAGCACCATGGGCTATGGGTATGTCTGTGTATCTATGTGTAAACTCATCATACACATTACCTACAATGCTCTGACTGCCTCTCTTCTCAATTCCAGGTCCTCCCCCAGCAGTGCTAAATACAGCAGTCCCCTCAACACTTTCACAGTGCGGCCTGGAACCCGACAACCAATTTCCTACGTATACTCTGGAGCACATAGAAAAGCCACATCCTGAGCTTTTTGCCTGCTTCAGTGGGCTGAAAGTTACCCGAGAGACACATGGACAAATGAGAAGCAGTCTTCTGGAGAAAATGAAAGGCTCTTATTTGAATTTTGACAAAACACTGTCATTGACACTGGattgaagagggaaggaaagggaaagaccCTTAGCTAGGatcccaaattaacaaaagcccAAGTTTCTGGCAGGATAGAATTTATGCCCCAATCCCCCCTACCCACcccaacaaatacaaaaaatgttATGAAATTTTTGAAAGTTCAAACCTAAGTAGCCTATGAGCAGACTATAGTAGCAGGGATGCTGTTGTCCTAACCCCCAGGTCTACAAAGGGCTAAAAGTCCTAATTGAAACTCCATGAGATTATTAATGGGTCCCATAGAACAGTTGGAATATCCATCTGGTTAGCCCTTAGATCTTGCTCTAAATGCTTGTCACTTATGGTAGAGGGCTTGACCAAGTCCCATCAGAATTGGGAGGTTTTCACTCCCCCAAATGGAAGGACCCATCCACAGCCATCCCACTAACATGGAGGCCCAAGAACATCAGAGTGCCTTGGACTGCTATTTATCTTGggtagagaaagggaagggggacactatatttttttcatttccttaggCCAGGACTAGGGGAAGATGAGATGTATTTTGAGGGGGATGGTGAAATGGGACTTGCTTTACAATTCAATTCTAGGTCTTCTTGGCCATGATTTTGGGATCAGAAAACAAAGGagccagaagatctgagttctaggATTAGGCTTTGGAATCTTCATTTATCCAGGCCTTCCAATGGGCTTAAAAGGAGGACTCCTCACAGATCTTGGCCTATTCCTCCAAcccaccccctcaaaaaaaagttgttcaccacatatatcatatatcaccAGGGTTTTTAAATCTATAGCTAAGAAATTAAGAATAAGGAAGGTAGTGTCAATGGATCATTTGTAGCTGATGAGTTTAATGTTTAACTGAGaagtgagaagagaaaaggagaaaggaagaaaaagattgtGTTCAATCTATCTGGCTCAAGGCAGGGATATCTGATTCCGAAGCAATGTCCCTTCTAATTGTCATTCCTGGACCTAGGCTCAGGTAAGTGACTTTCCTGAACTCAGTCCAGGGCCAGAGGAGCTGCCCGTCTCTGTCTCCTCTGGGTCAGAGGGTACCATTAGATGATAAAGATTGTGAATGTTGTTAATGTGTGAGTACGTGCCCAGTGGGAAAGTGCACAGAAGAAGCTCTGAGGAAACAGTTGGAAATTTGGAACattgaggaaaaattgggaagggaagaggggaagtggAGGAATGGGAAGGGGAGAAGTGAAGCCTGCTAAAGAACCTAAAAGAACTCTGTATATCCCTTGCTGAGTCTAGGGGATGGTATCTGCCCATCTCTTTATAAGAAATGTACTTGATCCTACCTCCAAGCCTAGCCCTGGCTCTATGTATATGAAATTTGTGTGTATTTTCTCTGTGCAATGTTTTGTGAGAGAGTCTATTAACTTATATTCTGTATTAAGGCACACACAGGAGAGGTGGGGTGTGGGCTAACTGCTGTATATTATTTAGAAAGAGCAAAGAgtgggtttttcttggctttgGAAATAAACAGGCCTAGTTTGAGATTACTGACCATGACCAGCTTTCCAGCTGTGCACTAAGCATTTGGAGTTATTATGatggaggtgggagggaggagaaggaaagacagCAGGAACAAAAATTggcatatcttttctttttgttcctggAGGTCAAGTCCTTTAATTCTTTCAACTCCAACTAACTTTCCCTCTCTATCCCAGGTGGTAGGTGAGAAGAGCTGGTTGAAGGCTCAGTGAGGATGATAAATTTCTTACATTTAAACCTCCTAAGAAAGCGGTGATAAGGCTGGCAGCTTTAGggatttggacaagtcacttctcactgagccttaatttccttgtctataaaattctAAAGTCTCGTCCCGCTCTAAAATCCTATGaccagaaagaagagaaagccCGGAAAATATTGGAAGAAAACACTAAAGGCAGAAGTGGCTGAGGCAGTGGGACCTAGGAAAAGGAGCGTTATATTTTGGAGTGGGGAGAACCAAGTTTGAATCCAGGCCAGGTCACTTACTGGCCATGTCAACAGATCCTTAGGCTTTATCTTTTTCATCAAATAAAGAACTGGACCGATCATGGACTCTTTGGATCCCTTCCAATAATTGGTGCTGCTCCTGGAGtcgaggacctaaattcaaatccagcatcagactgggcaaatcacttgatcccaattacctcacacacaaaaaattaaaaaaataataattggtgCTTTAAGGAAATAATGGAGAGTCCTCAGGTGGCCAGGAGTTTTATATATCTCATCTAATCTTACAAACAACTAGATAAGGTAAAAGTTACTGGTATTGTTCCCAAtttataggtggggaaactgagactcagaaggtGTGAATTGTCCACCTTCACTTGGCCAGCAGATGTCTGAGGAGGGATATGGAAGAAGGTCTGCCTGACCCCAAATCCTGCCTCAAGCTAGTCGCAAAAAGTCTGACCAAGACATTATGCTGAGAATGTTtatgtttcctcttcttttttggcAGAGGGTTGATGGTGGGGGCAGGGAAGACCAGAAAGATGCTTTGGTACATCAGCCTGTACTTCACAGGGAGAAATGTGAAAATTTTCCACCACCTTAGATGGCCTCCCCTGGCCCCTTCTCCTTGATGCTTCCTCATTCCCTTAGCCTCATGTCTCGGCAGCTTTCCACCAGACCCCTGA
The Sminthopsis crassicaudata isolate SCR6 chromosome 4, ASM4859323v1, whole genome shotgun sequence genome window above contains:
- the C4H6orf132 gene encoding uncharacterized protein C6orf132 homolog, producing the protein MKKNQSVQGTFSKLFGKKHTTPTTTSLYATNPPWIFTQEVPLEGTRNFDGIYYGDNQFNTVSESGTATLKPRPRVRPLLTFLPLNAQENHGLAVPTPSVPEDFADKEVTNKGSSLQVNGNLRLYSSVGDLRSGHYGEEPIIPPPPVGPAPGPPPDVLMFKGESPPPPPPSMAPPPPPLLLEPEPPPPPNMAPPPPPVSGALSPPSTLSSPPTPTPPDFIPPAPPLAFLAPPPPPMPAPGPPVPESPHTPTGPRFFSSGGVSKWKSETVLNGGQSEAHKNSPPRSPAAPSESKADPHLTFPRSFKVPPPAPVRTSSIPVQESPKDPQEEEVPSKKISNRLPLPPSFHIRPASQVYPDGTQEPDGPRKPQDTVPASPQPNQTSPRINSRTATSPPASPLPPPAPPLPPEAPPLPVIEKVPVPLTGLGKGPKSSSPIPKPKTPTPVTEVSSDPVDWRDPKQMDKLRSELAAYLCGSKREERSSCNGTGPTPLSKAGENKDKSPNLTKKEPSPSLTLPPVDYAPAEPPTSSVQRIRSELEALMAPSMEKEARPATSLLSPKPSADTRRISENGTGDAKFPKPVAKKLPLLPSPPKPEAEKEPSVLIAKTLEKATDPQPPTISSSLPAKGSLLVPLKPDKMETPPSPAPAPKTPLAKEEASVLYKLHQGQDQGQGHDQDQVQAHSGQDIAVVIPSPVKKEPEGIKENGKLSVKSPRDDRSDGEILRHPVTGEVVEKGSPMALLLAAKQRAQKGRARGSALGRSSLPGSLRGNRNQSESVSESIIYSEIRPNSFTVVPKPMREVEQAPQVSPSTQHDRPSKWGSPASKGPVTSEFQPRQKWSKEEPQASLGQERPASSYSPQSRLLPKSFSSPSSPSYKGGEEEEEEFNFEVIPPPPEFSNDTALPNLPPAPAPAPFPTPTYLGHRGSPLRNSFSDYGQTLDLGLPGYERPSPSGSPGSTYSRYYPGVHYSGSGGLERFSSGGRSLIKKRLYLNEPRRSPGPQRCGPGGGTARSLSTPNAFGPQPGGTYGSGHGGTEMRRVNSSGRVPGGLHTRRLSLEGTGRNGPYGGGAVGSGGPGENIYKISNADYSFVPATSRSSPSSAKYSSPLNTFTVRPGTRQPISYVYSGAHRKATS